A genomic region of Tsukamurella pulmonis contains the following coding sequences:
- a CDS encoding PTS sugar transporter subunit IIA codes for MTEVLAPVAGRLLPLSAVPDEVFAGEMVGSGVAIEPSVPADGAEAVVVAPVTGTVLKLHPHAAIILASDGVGVLVHIGIDTVNLNGEGFTLLAAEKATVSAGDPLISFSPSVIRDRGLSAICPVVVMDSQPGSITNLEERDVATGDVIFTV; via the coding sequence GTGACCGAGGTGCTCGCGCCCGTCGCCGGGCGGCTCCTGCCGCTCTCGGCGGTGCCGGACGAGGTCTTCGCCGGCGAGATGGTGGGCTCGGGCGTCGCCATCGAGCCGTCGGTCCCCGCCGACGGTGCCGAGGCCGTCGTCGTCGCCCCGGTGACCGGGACCGTGCTGAAGTTGCACCCCCACGCCGCGATCATCCTGGCTAGCGACGGAGTCGGCGTGCTGGTGCACATCGGCATCGACACTGTGAACCTGAATGGCGAAGGCTTCACGCTGCTCGCGGCCGAGAAGGCGACAGTGAGCGCGGGCGATCCGCTGATCTCGTTCTCGCCGTCCGTCATCCGTGATCGAGGGCTCAGTGCCATCTGTCCCGTCGTGGTCATGGATTCCCAACCCGGGTCGATTACGAATCTCGAAGAACGTGATGTGGCAACAGGAGATGTGATCTTTACTGTCTGA
- a CDS encoding MSMEG_1061 family FMN-dependent PPOX-type flavoprotein, whose protein sequence is MGHVRTPVTTIEELRAVVPEPIARIRDKARPELHEVHRLFLAAARLYFVATSGAGGDLDVSPKGDPAGAVLVLDDRTLALPDRPGNRRVDGLRNLLQDPHIAIEFVIPGRGDTLRVNGTAAVLADAPYAPRMAVGEKLPQLIVEVAIDEVFFHCSKAFLRSEAWEPSTWPTAADDHGVPRRAVIAKSLERPNDSLEELDRYYGPGYGRELY, encoded by the coding sequence ATGGGGCACGTGCGCACGCCGGTGACGACGATCGAGGAGCTGCGGGCGGTGGTGCCCGAGCCCATTGCGCGGATCCGCGACAAGGCGCGGCCCGAGCTGCACGAGGTGCACCGGCTCTTCCTCGCCGCCGCCCGGCTCTACTTCGTCGCGACCTCCGGTGCCGGTGGCGATCTCGACGTCTCCCCGAAGGGGGATCCCGCCGGTGCGGTGCTGGTGCTCGACGACCGCACCCTCGCGCTGCCCGACCGCCCCGGCAACCGGCGCGTCGACGGCCTGCGCAACCTGCTGCAGGACCCGCACATCGCGATCGAGTTCGTCATCCCCGGACGCGGGGACACGCTGCGCGTCAACGGCACCGCGGCGGTGCTCGCCGACGCCCCCTACGCGCCGCGGATGGCCGTGGGGGAGAAGCTGCCGCAGCTCATCGTCGAGGTCGCGATCGACGAGGTCTTCTTCCACTGCAGCAAGGCGTTCCTGCGCTCCGAGGCGTGGGAACCGTCGACCTGGCCGACCGCGGCCGACGATCACGGCGTGCCCCGGCGCGCCGTGATCGCGAAATCCCTGGAGCGGCCGAACGACTCGCTCGAGGAGCTGGACCGCTACTACGGCCCCGGCTACGGGCGTGAGCTTTACTAG
- a CDS encoding ABC transporter substrate-binding protein/permease: MTAARRLLLALLALLVALAPLPAAQADPAPPPGGVLRVGTEGVYQVYSYHDDAGRLTGYDVEMIEAIGEKIGRRVEFVETPFDSMFAALESNRFDLVANQVASTPERAAKYDLSDVYQQAGGAILVRKDDDSVRSLADIRGKVAAQSATSSWSRVAEQAGARIEAVAGFTEAVTLLAQGRVDVVVNDSGVIRNYLAVNHAATVKIAGETPDKADSVFAARKGSGLMPEINRGLAAIRADGTADRISTKYFGTDQEASQRSSTWDLVRRNLVPLLKAAVTKTLPLTAISFVIGLAIALAVALARMSQRRPLRALAAAYVSIIRGTPLLVQLVIIFYGLPAAGLVFDPFFAAVIAFSLNVGGYAAEIIRAAIGAVPRGQWEAATTIGMDYGTALRRIILPQAARTATPPLANTLLSLVKDTSLASTILVTEVFRQAQIAAAPTFDFFVMYVVAACYYWVICQVLSIAQTRLETRFERYVTR, translated from the coding sequence GTGACCGCGGCGCGCCGCCTGCTCCTGGCGCTGCTCGCGCTGCTGGTGGCGCTCGCCCCGCTGCCCGCGGCGCAGGCCGATCCGGCGCCCCCGCCGGGCGGCGTGCTGCGGGTGGGCACCGAGGGCGTCTACCAGGTGTACAGCTACCACGACGACGCCGGGAGACTCACCGGCTACGACGTGGAGATGATCGAGGCGATCGGCGAGAAGATCGGCCGGCGCGTGGAATTCGTCGAGACGCCCTTCGACTCGATGTTCGCGGCGCTGGAGTCGAACCGCTTCGATCTCGTGGCCAACCAGGTGGCCTCGACCCCCGAGCGCGCGGCGAAGTACGACCTCTCCGACGTCTACCAGCAGGCCGGCGGCGCGATCCTGGTGCGCAAGGACGACGATTCGGTGCGCTCCCTCGCCGACATCCGCGGCAAGGTCGCGGCGCAGAGTGCGACCAGCAGCTGGTCGCGGGTCGCGGAACAGGCGGGCGCACGGATCGAGGCGGTCGCCGGGTTCACCGAGGCCGTCACCCTGCTCGCGCAGGGCCGGGTGGACGTGGTGGTCAACGACTCCGGCGTCATCCGCAACTACCTCGCCGTCAACCACGCCGCGACGGTGAAGATCGCGGGCGAGACCCCGGACAAGGCGGACTCGGTGTTCGCCGCCCGCAAGGGATCCGGGCTGATGCCGGAGATCAACCGGGGACTGGCTGCGATCCGCGCCGACGGCACGGCCGACCGCATCTCGACGAAGTACTTCGGCACCGACCAGGAGGCCTCGCAGCGAAGCAGTACGTGGGATCTGGTGCGACGCAACCTGGTGCCGCTGCTCAAGGCCGCGGTCACCAAGACGCTGCCGCTCACCGCGATCAGCTTCGTGATCGGTCTCGCGATCGCGCTGGCCGTCGCGCTGGCCCGGATGTCGCAGCGGCGACCGCTGCGGGCGCTGGCCGCCGCCTACGTCTCGATCATCCGCGGCACCCCGCTCCTGGTGCAGCTCGTGATCATCTTCTACGGACTGCCGGCCGCGGGGCTGGTCTTCGACCCGTTCTTCGCGGCCGTGATCGCCTTCTCGCTCAACGTGGGCGGCTACGCGGCGGAGATCATCCGCGCCGCCATCGGCGCGGTCCCGCGCGGGCAGTGGGAGGCGGCCACCACGATCGGCATGGACTACGGCACCGCGCTGCGCCGGATCATCCTGCCGCAGGCCGCGCGCACCGCGACCCCGCCGCTCGCCAACACCCTGCTCTCCCTGGTCAAGGACACCTCGCTGGCCTCGACCATCCTCGTCACCGAGGTCTTCCGGCAGGCGCAGATCGCCGCGGCCCCGACCTTCGACTTCTTCGTCATGTACGTCGTGGCCGCCTGCTACTACTGGGTGATCTGCCAGGTGCTCAGCATCGCCCAGACCAGGCTCGAGACCCGATTCGAAAGGTACGTGACGCGATGA
- a CDS encoding AurF N-oxygenase family protein produces the protein MVDIAHTGVDDAPISGARADFHRTLSDLSTASVERNFDPYRDIAWDSPELAIDERDPRWVLHPELDYIGRSPWYQAQPLERRIAMGIWRQANLVKAGLQFEQVLIAALMQYSFVQRNGSPEFRYATHEAREECNHTLMFQEFVNRTGQKVPGAPRWFRAVMPRLTRAAVWAPPGFFVGVLGGEEPIDHMQKHQLRAAETQHPAMTAIIAIHVAEEARHISFAHQLLGYQVPRMSRVQRGILSVVTPLVMWSLNNVIMVPPKQFWETFDVPAEVRKEIFWRDPATRRMRAEVFGDVRALAERIGLMNPVSRRVWSALGISGRPSRFRGEPQYEAI, from the coding sequence ATGGTTGACATCGCTCACACCGGCGTCGACGACGCGCCCATCAGCGGCGCCCGCGCCGATTTCCACCGGACCCTGTCGGACCTCTCGACCGCATCGGTCGAGCGCAACTTCGACCCGTACCGCGACATCGCCTGGGACTCGCCCGAGCTGGCGATCGACGAGCGCGATCCGCGGTGGGTGCTGCACCCCGAGCTCGACTACATCGGGCGCAGCCCCTGGTACCAGGCGCAGCCGCTGGAGCGGCGCATCGCCATGGGCATCTGGCGGCAGGCGAACCTGGTCAAGGCCGGCCTGCAGTTCGAGCAGGTGCTCATCGCCGCGCTGATGCAGTACTCGTTCGTGCAGCGCAACGGCTCCCCGGAGTTCCGCTACGCCACCCACGAGGCGCGCGAGGAGTGCAACCACACCCTCATGTTCCAGGAGTTCGTCAACCGCACGGGGCAGAAGGTCCCCGGCGCACCGCGCTGGTTCCGGGCCGTGATGCCGCGCCTGACCCGCGCCGCGGTATGGGCGCCCCCGGGCTTCTTCGTGGGTGTGCTCGGCGGCGAGGAGCCGATCGACCACATGCAGAAGCACCAACTGCGGGCCGCCGAGACGCAGCATCCCGCGATGACGGCGATCATCGCGATCCACGTGGCGGAGGAGGCCCGGCACATCTCGTTCGCGCACCAGTTGCTCGGGTACCAGGTGCCGAGGATGAGTCGCGTGCAGCGCGGCATCCTCTCGGTGGTGACGCCGCTGGTCATGTGGTCGCTCAACAACGTGATCATGGTGCCGCCCAAGCAGTTCTGGGAGACCTTCGACGTGCCCGCCGAGGTGCGCAAGGAGATCTTCTGGCGCGACCCGGCCACCCGCCGCATGCGCGCCGAGGTCTTCGGCGACGTCCGCGCACTGGCGGAGCGCATCGGCCTGATGAATCCCGTCTCCCGCCGCGTGTGGTCGGCGCTGGGAATCAGTGGCCGCCCGTCGCGGTTCCGCGGCGAGCCGCAGTACGAGGCGATCTGA
- a CDS encoding amino acid ABC transporter ATP-binding protein yields the protein MSDLISVRGLTKSFGDAQVLRGIDFTVPEGTVTVIIGPSGSGKTTVLRSLNALELPDGGTVTVGEATVDFAAGPPGKAELRRYRAQSAMVFQAHNLFPHFTALRNVTEGPAVVQRRPAAEVEEEARELLARVGLAAHADKYPHQLSGGQQQRVGIARALALRPRVVLFDEPTSALDPELVGDVLTVMRDLANEGRTMVVVTHEMAFAREVADQVLFVDRGAVLEAGRPADVIGAPQHARTREFLDRILRPL from the coding sequence ATGAGCGACCTGATCTCGGTGCGCGGCCTCACCAAGTCCTTCGGCGACGCGCAGGTGTTGCGCGGCATCGATTTCACCGTCCCGGAGGGCACCGTCACCGTCATCATCGGCCCGTCCGGATCGGGCAAGACGACGGTGCTGCGCTCGCTCAACGCACTCGAGCTGCCCGACGGGGGCACCGTCACCGTCGGCGAGGCGACGGTGGACTTCGCGGCCGGGCCGCCCGGGAAGGCGGAACTGCGGCGCTACCGCGCGCAGAGCGCGATGGTCTTCCAGGCGCACAACCTCTTTCCCCACTTCACCGCGCTGCGGAACGTGACGGAGGGGCCCGCCGTCGTGCAACGACGGCCGGCCGCCGAGGTGGAGGAGGAGGCGCGGGAGCTGCTGGCGCGGGTGGGGTTGGCCGCGCACGCCGACAAGTACCCGCACCAGCTCTCGGGCGGGCAGCAGCAGCGGGTGGGGATCGCGCGGGCGCTGGCCCTGCGGCCGCGGGTGGTGCTCTTCGACGAGCCCACCTCCGCTCTCGATCCCGAGCTCGTCGGCGACGTGCTCACCGTGATGCGCGATCTCGCGAACGAGGGCCGCACGATGGTGGTGGTGACCCACGAGATGGCCTTCGCCCGCGAGGTCGCTGATCAGGTGCTCTTCGTCGACCGCGGCGCCGTGCTGGAGGCGGGCCGCCCCGCCGACGTGATCGGCGCCCCGCAGCACGCGCGCACACGCGAGTTCCTCGACCGCATCCTGCGCCCACTCTGA
- a CDS encoding N-acetylglucosamine-6-phosphate deacetylase, whose translation MTEVLRGTVVTPSGVIDDGVVALADGLIAEVGPAAAFPASTVPAPSERVYLPGMIDVHCHGGGGFGFPDSDEAGARAAAAHHRGRGTTTLLASLVSAAPEKLLERIATLAPLVDDGTVAGLHLEGPFLAQEVCGAQDPRYIIDGDPALLATLLDAAGGRIRSMTVAAETAHFAVLARQLSDAGAVVSVGHTAGDYDTVAAALGTPSGPVSITHLFNGMHPMHHRHPGAVGAALRVAGEGRAVAEIIGDGVHLASGTVAMVFATVGPDHIALVSDAMQAAGMPDGQYSLGPLEVTVGGGVARLTTSDGTQGSIAGGTSSVLDVAVRAVRHSGVPLADAVRAGATTPARLLGLKDRGELAAGLRADVLELSAELELLRVLRGGAAG comes from the coding sequence GTGACCGAGGTCCTGCGCGGCACCGTCGTGACGCCCTCCGGGGTGATCGACGACGGGGTCGTCGCGCTCGCCGACGGCCTGATCGCCGAGGTCGGGCCGGCGGCGGCGTTCCCCGCGTCGACGGTGCCGGCACCGTCGGAGCGGGTGTACCTGCCCGGCATGATCGACGTGCACTGCCACGGCGGGGGCGGCTTCGGCTTCCCCGACTCCGACGAGGCCGGGGCCCGCGCGGCCGCCGCGCACCACCGGGGCCGCGGCACGACGACCCTGCTGGCCTCACTGGTCTCGGCGGCACCGGAGAAGCTGCTGGAGCGGATCGCGACCCTCGCGCCGCTCGTCGACGACGGCACCGTCGCCGGGCTGCACCTGGAAGGGCCGTTCCTCGCCCAGGAGGTGTGCGGGGCGCAGGACCCGCGCTACATCATCGACGGTGACCCGGCGCTGCTGGCGACCCTCCTCGACGCGGCCGGCGGACGGATCCGCTCGATGACCGTCGCCGCCGAGACCGCGCACTTCGCCGTGCTGGCGCGGCAGCTCTCGGACGCGGGCGCGGTGGTGTCCGTGGGGCACACCGCGGGCGATTACGACACCGTCGCCGCGGCGCTCGGCACGCCGAGCGGCCCGGTGAGCATCACCCACCTGTTCAACGGCATGCACCCGATGCACCACCGGCACCCCGGCGCCGTAGGCGCCGCGCTGCGGGTCGCCGGCGAGGGACGCGCCGTCGCCGAGATCATCGGCGACGGGGTGCACCTCGCCTCCGGGACCGTCGCGATGGTCTTCGCGACGGTCGGTCCCGATCACATCGCGCTGGTCTCCGACGCGATGCAGGCCGCCGGGATGCCCGACGGCCAGTACTCGCTGGGGCCGCTCGAGGTCACCGTCGGCGGCGGCGTGGCCCGCCTGACCACGAGCGACGGAACTCAGGGCTCCATCGCCGGTGGCACCTCGTCGGTGCTCGATGTGGCGGTGCGCGCCGTCCGGCACTCGGGCGTCCCGCTCGCCGACGCCGTCCGCGCCGGCGCCACCACCCCCGCGCGGCTGCTCGGCCTCAAGGACCGCGGCGAGCTCGCCGCCGGGCTGCGGGCCGACGTGTTGGAGCTCTCCGCCGAACTGGAGCTACTGCGCGTGCTGCGCGGCGGCGCCGCCGGCTGA
- a CDS encoding alpha-ketoglutarate-dependent dioxygenase AlkB, translating to MQDSLFDDAVPLAPHRRELTDGAWLDVRAGWQPDADALFAALSRDVPWVEERRRMYERTLPVPRLLRHYDTGAPLPHPELARTRDRLTELYWDELREPFTSVGLCLYRDGGDSVAWHGDTIGRGATHDTIVAIVSLGATRPFLLRPRGGGASTKLSIGHGDLLAMGGSAQRTWEHAVPKVPHAGPRISIQFRVAGVR from the coding sequence CGACGACGCCGTCCCCCTCGCCCCGCACCGCCGGGAGCTGACCGACGGGGCGTGGCTCGACGTGCGCGCCGGCTGGCAGCCCGACGCGGACGCGCTGTTCGCCGCGCTCAGTCGTGACGTGCCCTGGGTCGAGGAGCGCCGCCGGATGTACGAGCGCACCCTGCCGGTGCCGCGACTGCTGCGGCACTACGACACGGGCGCGCCGCTCCCGCACCCGGAGCTGGCCCGCACGCGGGACCGGCTCACGGAGCTGTACTGGGACGAGCTGCGCGAGCCGTTCACCTCGGTCGGGCTGTGCCTGTACCGCGACGGGGGCGATTCGGTGGCCTGGCACGGCGACACGATCGGCCGCGGTGCCACGCACGACACGATCGTCGCGATCGTCTCGCTGGGCGCGACCCGGCCGTTCCTGCTGCGCCCGCGGGGCGGCGGCGCCAGCACGAAGCTCTCGATCGGCCACGGCGATCTGCTGGCCATGGGCGGCTCCGCGCAACGCACCTGGGAGCACGCCGTGCCGAAGGTGCCGCACGCCGGGCCGCGGATCAGCATCCAGTTCCGGGTGGCCGGCGTCCGCTGA
- a CDS encoding DUF418 domain-containing protein → MTSPPGDEVHPSVAAPTSMLGSRSIAPDFARGFMLVLIAVANVPAFLWDRPTGTGAHGTGGSLADRIVQTVGITAVDSRIYPMFAFLFGYGIVQLFSRQRAAGTEPRDARRLLRRRHWWMLAFGFVHAALLWYGDILGGYAIVGLVLVGLFLTRSDRVIAIWAGVLLALSASLAVLPLLGPATPQPGDGSIAAGGLDANAIPGFWAALTERITTWAALVVPGTVLGLIVPIAVLLGMLAARHRVLDAPASHLPLLRRCAVGGIALGWATGLVLALQNLGTLPVSRTADWFFLPLYTLGGLFGGLGYVALFGLIAVRIERARATPGATRGRLQGFADAVQALGKRSLSGYLAQSVVFSPVLAAWGLGWGGYLSDWSGAVFAIAVWAATVALAVHWERLGRRGPAEQLLRRLAYPRPVTGAPASESTP, encoded by the coding sequence ATGACCTCGCCCCCGGGTGACGAAGTACATCCCTCCGTCGCCGCACCGACCTCCATGCTGGGGAGCCGCAGCATCGCGCCGGACTTCGCGCGCGGTTTCATGCTCGTCCTCATCGCGGTGGCGAACGTCCCGGCGTTCCTGTGGGACCGCCCCACCGGCACCGGCGCGCACGGAACCGGCGGCTCACTGGCCGATCGGATCGTGCAGACCGTCGGGATCACGGCCGTCGACAGCCGCATCTACCCGATGTTCGCGTTCCTGTTCGGGTACGGCATCGTCCAGTTGTTCTCCCGCCAACGGGCCGCGGGCACCGAGCCGCGCGACGCGCGACGCCTGCTACGGCGGCGCCACTGGTGGATGCTGGCGTTCGGCTTCGTGCACGCCGCGCTGCTCTGGTACGGCGACATCCTCGGCGGATACGCGATCGTCGGGCTCGTCCTGGTGGGGCTGTTCCTCACCCGCTCGGACCGCGTGATCGCGATCTGGGCCGGCGTCCTGCTCGCGCTGTCCGCGTCGCTCGCCGTGCTCCCGTTGCTCGGTCCGGCCACGCCGCAACCCGGTGACGGCAGCATTGCCGCCGGCGGACTCGATGCGAACGCGATCCCGGGATTCTGGGCGGCTCTGACCGAGCGCATCACCACGTGGGCGGCGCTCGTGGTGCCGGGGACGGTGCTCGGGCTGATCGTGCCGATCGCCGTCCTGCTCGGCATGCTCGCGGCCCGGCACCGTGTCCTGGACGCCCCCGCGTCCCACCTCCCGCTGCTCCGGCGGTGCGCCGTCGGCGGGATCGCCCTCGGATGGGCCACAGGACTGGTACTGGCACTGCAGAATCTCGGCACCCTGCCCGTCAGTCGCACGGCGGACTGGTTCTTCCTGCCGCTGTACACCCTCGGCGGGCTGTTCGGCGGGCTCGGTTACGTCGCGTTGTTCGGCCTGATCGCCGTGCGGATCGAGCGGGCGCGAGCGACGCCGGGCGCGACACGGGGTCGCCTGCAGGGCTTCGCCGACGCGGTGCAGGCGCTCGGGAAGCGCTCCCTGAGCGGCTATCTCGCGCAGTCCGTCGTGTTCTCCCCTGTGCTCGCGGCCTGGGGACTGGGCTGGGGCGGGTATCTGTCCGACTGGTCCGGCGCCGTGTTCGCGATCGCCGTGTGGGCGGCGACGGTGGCGCTCGCCGTGCACTGGGAACGCCTGGGCCGGCGCGGCCCCGCGGAGCAGCTACTGCGACGCCTGGCCTACCCGCGACCGGTGACCGGGGCGCCGGCGAGCGAGAGCACGCCGTAG
- a CDS encoding GntR family transcriptional regulator, translating into MIADGPIPKHEQLRALLEQRCTDDLEPGAALPSERQLCEEYGVSRITVREALRQLVAEGTLVRIRGKGTFVADRPARSRLHLASFHEDMRRLGRNPSTVVLQTELRVPPPSTTSALQIRAADKAYHVKRLRLADGVPISVDDAWYPQAIAPGMDGHDLTQSIYQLLRTEYGYGIDRAEQSIGAIASDGELGRVLGVPSGTPLLAFDRVAFAGTTRVEHSYSWYRSDRYQVQMTVTETAESH; encoded by the coding sequence ATGATCGCGGACGGCCCGATTCCGAAGCACGAGCAGCTCCGCGCGCTCCTCGAGCAGCGCTGCACGGACGATCTCGAGCCGGGCGCCGCACTGCCCAGCGAGCGGCAGCTGTGCGAGGAGTACGGCGTCTCGCGGATCACGGTGCGCGAGGCGCTGCGCCAGCTCGTCGCGGAGGGCACGCTGGTGCGGATCCGCGGCAAGGGCACCTTCGTGGCGGACCGGCCCGCGCGGTCGCGGCTGCACCTCGCCTCCTTCCACGAGGACATGCGCCGCCTGGGCCGCAATCCGTCCACCGTCGTGCTGCAGACCGAGCTGCGGGTGCCGCCACCGTCGACCACCTCCGCCCTGCAGATCCGCGCGGCCGACAAGGCGTACCACGTCAAGCGCCTGCGGCTCGCCGACGGCGTGCCGATCTCCGTCGACGACGCCTGGTACCCGCAGGCCATCGCGCCGGGGATGGACGGGCACGACCTGACGCAATCGATCTACCAGCTGCTGCGCACCGAGTACGGGTACGGGATCGACCGGGCCGAGCAGTCCATCGGCGCCATCGCCTCCGACGGTGAGCTGGGGCGCGTCCTGGGCGTGCCCTCGGGGACGCCGTTGCTGGCCTTCGACCGCGTCGCCTTCGCGGGAACCACCCGCGTGGAGCACAGCTACTCCTGGTACCGCTCCGACCGCTACCAGGTGCAGATGACCGTCACCGAGACCGCCGAATCGCACTGA
- a CDS encoding PTS transporter subunit EIIC encodes MSSSSGSGISARRLDLSGLQKLGRSLMLPIAVLPAAGLLTRLGQDDLLGRWSSMKTVAAVIGGAGNALISNLAILFAVGIAIGWAKKADGSTALAALVGYLSFQAVEKAMSPVVLAGKVDDKGDQALVDYGVLGGIVIGIMSAMLWQRYYKTKLPDYIGFFSGRRLVPILTASGAIVVGVVMSFLYPIFNWALTGLGTWVAEHSVVGGGVFGAVNRLLLPLGLHHIINSVVWFVLGDYTSSSGEVVHGDISRFLQGDPTAGTFMTGFFPIMMFGLPAAAFAIYRCARPENRKVVGGIMLSVALTSFLTGITEPLEFSFIFVAWPLLIVHALLTGSSLLLANWLDIHHGFTFSAGAIDYVLNFGLATKPLLLIPMGLVYAVIYYFSFTFIIKRRNLKTPGREDDDEEAEVTA; translated from the coding sequence ATGAGTTCCTCATCCGGATCCGGTATATCAGCACGACGGCTCGATCTGAGCGGTCTCCAGAAACTCGGCCGCAGCCTGATGCTGCCCATCGCGGTGCTCCCCGCCGCGGGCCTGCTCACCAGGCTCGGCCAAGACGACCTCCTCGGCCGCTGGTCGTCGATGAAGACGGTGGCGGCGGTCATCGGCGGCGCCGGCAACGCGCTGATCAGCAACCTGGCGATCCTCTTCGCGGTCGGCATCGCCATCGGCTGGGCGAAGAAGGCCGACGGCTCCACCGCGCTCGCCGCGCTGGTCGGCTACCTCTCCTTCCAGGCGGTCGAGAAGGCCATGTCGCCGGTCGTGCTCGCGGGCAAGGTCGACGACAAGGGCGACCAGGCGCTGGTCGACTACGGCGTGCTCGGCGGCATCGTCATCGGCATCATGTCGGCGATGCTGTGGCAGCGGTACTACAAGACCAAGCTGCCCGACTACATCGGCTTCTTCTCCGGTCGCCGCCTCGTCCCCATCCTCACCGCGTCCGGTGCCATCGTCGTCGGCGTCGTCATGTCCTTCCTCTACCCGATCTTCAACTGGGCCCTCACGGGCCTCGGCACCTGGGTGGCGGAGCACTCGGTGGTCGGCGGCGGCGTCTTCGGCGCGGTCAACCGGCTGCTGCTGCCACTGGGCCTGCACCACATCATCAACTCGGTCGTCTGGTTCGTGCTCGGCGACTACACCAGTTCCTCCGGCGAGGTGGTGCACGGCGACATCTCGCGCTTCCTGCAGGGCGACCCCACCGCGGGCACCTTCATGACGGGCTTCTTCCCGATCATGATGTTCGGCCTTCCCGCCGCCGCCTTCGCGATCTACCGCTGCGCGAGGCCCGAGAACCGCAAGGTGGTCGGCGGCATCATGCTCTCGGTCGCGCTGACCAGCTTCCTCACCGGCATCACCGAGCCGCTCGAGTTCTCCTTCATCTTCGTGGCCTGGCCGCTGCTCATCGTGCACGCGCTGCTCACGGGCAGCTCACTGCTCCTCGCCAACTGGCTCGACATCCACCACGGCTTCACCTTCTCCGCGGGTGCGATCGACTACGTCCTCAACTTCGGGCTCGCGACCAAACCGCTGCTGCTCATCCCGATGGGCCTCGTCTACGCCGTGATCTACTACTTCTCGTTCACGTTCATCATCAAGCGCCGGAACCTCAAGACCCCCGGCCGCGAAGACGACGACGAGGAAGCAGAGGTGACTGCGTGA
- a CDS encoding Abi-alpha family protein: MTDVSEKSRSSAAAGGEDAEETRELAVRDGGEVAEAEKQESGGLLGRLGRVSNSAFSVTRELGGSAQRLTQQFVSEAGHLVDVALTTEVAPRVVVHGEVVDEDDDHEPEPVATPDELRRTGDRLLAQSAEPAAAQMPHPAYEHILTQLSPDEARILRLLFNDGAQPAIDVRTNRPFGVGAETVAAGVSMIPEVAGCRQPDRIAAYLGNLHRLGLIWFSKEQVDVRRYELLQVQPQVIDAISRAGRYAKSVRRRIEITPFGRDFYSTCFSPSSGFTN; the protein is encoded by the coding sequence GTGACAGACGTGAGTGAGAAGTCCCGTTCCTCTGCGGCGGCCGGCGGCGAGGACGCCGAGGAGACCCGCGAGCTCGCGGTGCGCGACGGGGGCGAGGTCGCCGAGGCGGAGAAGCAGGAGTCCGGTGGCCTCCTGGGACGGCTCGGCCGCGTCTCCAACTCCGCCTTCAGCGTGACCCGGGAGCTCGGCGGATCGGCGCAGCGCCTGACCCAGCAGTTCGTCAGCGAGGCCGGCCACCTCGTGGACGTCGCGCTCACCACCGAGGTCGCGCCGCGCGTCGTCGTGCACGGCGAGGTCGTCGACGAGGACGACGATCACGAACCCGAGCCCGTCGCCACGCCCGACGAGCTGCGCCGCACGGGCGATCGCCTGCTCGCCCAGTCCGCCGAGCCCGCGGCCGCGCAGATGCCGCACCCGGCCTACGAGCACATCCTCACGCAGCTCTCGCCCGACGAGGCCCGCATTCTGCGGCTGCTGTTCAACGACGGTGCGCAGCCTGCGATCGACGTGCGCACCAACCGCCCGTTCGGCGTGGGCGCCGAGACGGTGGCGGCGGGCGTGTCGATGATCCCCGAGGTCGCCGGGTGCCGGCAGCCGGACCGGATCGCCGCGTACCTGGGCAACCTTCACCGCCTCGGCCTGATCTGGTTCTCCAAGGAGCAGGTCGATGTGCGGCGCTACGAACTGCTGCAGGTGCAGCCGCAGGTCATCGACGCGATCAGCCGCGCCGGCCGGTACGCCAAGTCCGTGCGACGGCGGATCGAGATCACGCCCTTCGGCCGCGACTTCTACAGCACCTGCTTCTCCCCGTCGTCCGGCTTCACGAACTAG
- a CDS encoding ArsR/SmtB family transcription factor codes for MDDLSKAFAALADPTRRDIVARLADGDATLTEIAERYDVSIQAVSKHLTVLENAGLISRTRRAQARPAHLEAEVFDLMNGWIERYRRRAEQRYQRLDAVLADMNDEENPTERGAAS; via the coding sequence ATCGACGACCTGTCCAAGGCGTTCGCCGCACTGGCGGACCCCACGCGCCGCGACATCGTCGCCCGCCTCGCGGACGGCGACGCCACGCTCACCGAGATCGCGGAGCGCTACGACGTGAGCATCCAGGCCGTCTCCAAGCACCTGACCGTGCTGGAGAACGCCGGCCTGATCAGCAGGACCCGCCGCGCCCAGGCGCGCCCGGCCCACCTCGAGGCCGAGGTCTTCGACCTCATGAACGGGTGGATCGAGCGGTACCGCCGCCGCGCCGAGCAGCGCTACCAGCGCCTCGACGCGGTGCTGGCGGACATGAACGACGAAGAGAACCCCACAGAACGAGGAGCAGCATCATGA